The genomic stretch ttcaatgttattgcagctgggttgccggtaatttaccgtagatttacatttatgttatttactggcaagagtttgtttaaagttaaataaattttaaatattaacaagtctttatcttcacagaataaaactatacaataacagcctcatgcaaagcattctgggaatcagaaatcatcatcaacctttttctgttttttgcttcagattttgtttcccagaatgttttgcttgatgctgtttttttagttttactctgtaaagacaaagacttgtaaatgtttaatgttcatttaactttgaacaaactattgccagtaaataacataaatgtaaatctacggtaaattaccggcaacccagctgcgatttctacggaatttttttacagtgtgggtttggttagggatgtcattttatgtaaatctaaccctaaaccgaagcgacaatggtaagaaaataggacaaaacagttgagtaaccaatacgtgataatcacacgaaaacaggaattcgttatacgatcacgaaaaaacacgaaatttcgtgataatagcacgaaaaaagaatcaaaaaaatacgtgactatataacgaaatttcgtgagactgggctgggtTTGAAACAGACGCTGATGTCTGGCACTGAATAACCATTTCAGTAACATTACcctgcaaatatttcttaaaaaaaaattcttgctCAGATTGATAGACCAAACCCAACTTAGCTTTTGCTGGTAAATATGCTGTCTCTTTGCTAACATTAACCACAAGTACACAGATTGCATTTTGGGAAGACTGTAACAATGCTGGAGAAATCAAAATACCTGCAGGTAATCCACCACTACCATCATTGCTCATAGGTTCTAGTAGAGTGACTGAATTTGACAAACTCTAGGGACAGTAAGCGGTAACTAACCTCATTGTTCCAATTCAGTTCTAGGCTGCTATACTGTTCATTAATCAATTGGTCTTTTCATCTGCATTACAAAGCCTTGAAAAACAGCTTTTTAAAGCACATGGTACCACACAGAGGAAGTCACACAAAGTTTGATTTTCTTTTATAGTTTATTGAGTCCTGGGATTTGTAGTCCACCTAATTTGTAGTCCTACCCTTCTACCCCATTACATCTGTTTGGAGCagtaaagtttaaaaaagacatcaactgtataagtgaaatctggagctgcATCTAAAACACATTCAATTCAGTTTTATAATATAAGAatttaaacaaatgatttacagcaAAACTCAAAAGTGCAAGCATCACTTTAATCTAAAGACAAAAATGAATAACCACAACTTTGTTAATGCAAAAACAGGTGGGAATTAAACAGATCAACATTTCCTTTAACAACATTGTATGTGTCACGTACACCAACTCTTTCTACTACACAATATAATGACGAGGAAATAGGATTCTTAATATATTCTGGAACTTTATTCAAAAACACACAACGAAGATGAGGATCATCATAACATTGATGATAAACACATGAGAGCAGAATTTAAAGGTTAGTGATTAATCAAACATAACAATTACATTTATAACATTTTTCACaattgtaaagtgtttcaaagcagcttacaTTAATAGATTTAGGGAAAAGCATAGAAAAGCGAGcgaagtaataatgtaacgtatacagtaaagtttAAAGTTAAGTCAATGGTGGCGGACTTTTAAGGGGATgaaaaaaaccctaggagaaaaaccctcctGGCTAGTCCAGGGGGAAAAAGGTGATCAGGTGTAAGAACTTAACTAGAATTAAACACAGGTGAAACTATTCATGATAAAATGAGATAACAAATGAACTAAACAAGATGATTAACAATGAACAGAAATTAATGAAACACAAAAACCCTTACAGTATGTGACTTAATAAACTTTCTTTATCAAACATACACTAAAAACTGCAGATGTTAAACATACATTGAACTGACGTATAGATTGATTTAGTttgtaaaaagttttaaaagagaaattacaagccattcatatttatacttttttaaattactaCGAAAGTATTGAGGTCCTGAAGTTGAAGTTGTGTTTCTACTGTAAGCTGTTTCAGAAAGAGGGCGTGAAACCAAAAAAGCATTACCAACAGTTTATCAACATTATTAAAGTTTATCAACATCATGATGAACACATTAAGGTTTGTGACGTTGATCTACTGTATTGTATGTAACAGTGGTCCAGATATCTTCTGTCATCTTATGAATATGGGTCAGAGTCTttaacaacaaataaaataaaacagattttattGTATAACTGAAGTGTGATGATGCATTGCtgtttagtaaaataatgtttttaataatattaGTAGATATTTAACGACACTACTGGAAACAAGCAACAAACACTGTATCTGTAACaatgaaacattttaattttgaaatgtacaaaTTTAGAGACCATGACAGCGTGTATCATCTAATGTTTACACTGTCAGAAGAAATGATCCCAAACTCTAATTGGAGGGTACcatttaaaaaggtcttaatatctaccatttaggtacagatatgtatacatttgcgGTACTAATCTGCACTCTATGGTTACCAATttatacctctgaggtactgatATGAACTCTTTTGGTGTGAATGTGTAGTTTTGAAGGGAATCCGCTCCAGTTACAGCTATACAGGGAGCCcttttcgaaaaaaaaaaaaaattctgacagtgtacaacAAATGATGAATGATATGACTCTTACCTCAACATCATCATAGTCTATATTGGCATCCTTCTGAAAACCTGAGAAATATAAAATAGTTTTACTTTACACATTGGGGGAGAGCAGGGGTGAAAGTAAAACTTTtcagaaaaacattcattttaaaagcTAATGTttcaggaaaaatatatttttgctgtggtcaatgACTCACAAGTGGTCTATGGATACCAGGTGAATTTTTGATGAAATGAaaaacgacttcagtataatttcactttaaacataactagcgcattgttacttttgaccctgacagctgggatgaaagtaacacaacagaacaagatagatttaAGTAAATATAAATGACTATGACCTCGTTAATATGtaacatattttgtaatttatctttgtaaaaaataatgaaatgaaatttttattttaaatttcagtttcttcaaatgtttcaaaagcaacccgaCAGTACAAACTTCAATTTttgagaataaaacattttttaacacTTAGAACACAatagaaattaaattaaatcaaataagaaaaataaaaattttcaacATACAACcagcagcgggacaaaagtatacttattcttttattctgaaaaactctgagaagtcaaacgtcaggatgtgttagagcactaaataacctgtagattgatcagtattgTAACACATGAAAGCAGAAACACAACGCATTATAAGAAAAAATGACCGCTTAAGAAATTGACTTATCATGGTTaaaaacagctttctggacctacacGCACAGAACgtgatatttgtcagctctgtcaatgTGTCAGTGTGCATTTGAGGACTGAGTGGATTTCTCTCAGTTAAACTCATGTAACACAAACTAAACACTTACAATATTTTAGTTTCTGAAAAGGATACATACCTTTCTTATTCCTGCAGCAACAGTAAAGAACCAAACCACAAAACACAATCACTCCAGCAACAACCACAACCATCAAAACACTGAACACACTATACGTTTGACTGGGGGGGAATCGATTGTGTCGTTCATTCCCTGCAAGAGATCGTATAATGAAAAACTGCAGTCATCAGTATATTCATACTGAAGTTTTAAGATTAGTAAATCAAGAAGAGAGCTTTGTTTTGTGAGACACATGAAGAGCAGATAATCTGTGTATATTTGATTGTGTCTGTGGTTTGTGATGATGGgtcagcagagaaatatttacCTTTACAAAGCTGTTTAATGTCTATTCTCTCTGTTTCTGAGCTGACAgggttgctatggttacagatGATGGCTTCATTACTACAGATCAGGATGATAGTGAACTTCTCATGTGATGTCACTTCCTCTGGAGAGCAGTTATCATTATTATAAGTGGAGTTAAGTGTGAGGTCATGAGCTCTACATGTGAAGTTTACAGTACAGGAGTCACTGCTGGACCAGTAAGAGATGACAGTCAGCTCAGGAGTCTTCACTGCATCTGAAACACATTTACTTTAGTTTTACAACATTCTGAGATGAACTGTAGTTTGGGTAAGGAaaaattgacgacgggccattaaatcatttgaaaataatgcacacataAGGTGGTTATTAagggaccggagtcaattattcctcttataccacggttaacacagacattgctctagtggttattttaagacaggtcaggtgtgcgttttacagaaaaataatcaacaccaaatgaatttttttcagccaatcaaaataaagcattcaacagccccgtggtataaATGGTTTTAACAGTACATCTTACGTTTAaatcaatgttttgtttaaaaactgttttttattACACTTATATGACTacatatcattggaaagctctgagagtttagtttttattttaaccaTTTTGCCAAAAGAATAATGTAGCGAGAGTATTTTTGAAAACGGTCACTGATCCACATTTGTTGGAGTGGGACAAACACAATGTTTCACCATTATAAATTTGTGTTAAGTCTTTTTTggaacaaatttatttttgtgtaatttgtATCATTTCAAACAGAGTTTTGTTGATCAGTTATCAGTTTCAAATTGCAAGCCCACTGCCATGCTTCTGTGGTCTTAAAGAAAGGCCCAAACAAATTCAGTAACACATTAAATCACAACAGACTCTCTATACTCACTCACCTATAACAGATACTCTGTGTTCAGCAACATCTCTATTTGATTTTCCAGTTATTTTAGCTGTATAAACTCCACTGTCTGTCTTCTTCATGTTCTTCAGTGTTAGAGAGAAACTTTCAGTATTGAAATCCACTCTGTCCTTGTagtcatcaaaatattttacgtctttaaatttattataatatttcacTATAGTGTCTGATTTTTCATTCTGCCAGAATATCTCCTCAAACTCATCAGGTAGTTTATCTCTCTGTATATTCAGTTGAACAGAAGCTCCTGTCTTCACAAACACAGTGTCTTCAGTACTGAACCCTGAGGAGAGAGAGGAATACAGATGAATAAATGTTGGTTTCATTAAGCTTTACAAGTTTAACACaaacttaaattaaatataacatTAATTAAAATAGTTACAATGTTTCATTCTCTTCTTGGTTCAGTTCGCTTTCAAATGGCAAAGTTTTAAAATGGgcaaaattttttaataaaactcaGATTAAAGTGTCATTTTATTGGTTAGAATGCACTCGTGAATGCATATATAACGCTTCTCAGGGAGGATTCCACTCGAAATCGATCATCCCTATGCCCTATTTTCTTTGAAGATTAAAAGTCTTGATGTATGCAATTGTGTCTCATAGTGTGTCCGAATACACTTGGCAAATTAAGCAATGAAATAAAACgtcattttctttttatttaaagtgactgTTTTTGTGATGTACTCTTCCTGTAGTATCCATCAAGGGGGCATAAACACCATTTGGACTTCACCCTAAATGTCAAAACAAGTGAAAGAAGGTAGTAGTTACTGTTTGAACTGAGCGCTGACCATCAAAGAAAACATCAAGTTACGGTTTGCGtcttcaataaaataaaataaaataaaatagatttttgtgtgtgtgtccttttaaatgcaaatgagctgatctctgcactaaatggcagtgctgtggttagatagtgcagattaaggggcgggaTTAatacatcacaaggggagccaaatttcaataacctattttttttcacatgtttgcagagaatggtttaccaaaactaagttactgggttgcacaggtggaaagtaacgaattacatttactcacgttactgtaattgagtagtttttttgtgtatttttacttttttaagtagtttttaaaatctgtacttatacttttacttaagtatgttctgtttaaagtattgtacttcgctacattttaaatcatatccgttactgagtaaaaaaatattttaaaaagcaaggtgataaagacgcgcaaaGGATGTAAATGGGCGGGGCccggggaacgcgcaaaaagaaccatggagacggaTGAGACAGGCGCGtgctaatgcagacccgcctcagttcaaatcttatgaaagaaacccctggtcaAATTTAAGCCaccactttccactgacgcGAAGCGAGGGTTTCATTTctatgaaaggtaggattcatgctcttAAGTACGAAATtgcacgacgcgtttttaataccatgcgcattatcttccgaggtctagcagcttcgcgtcaagtcaaacacaacttcaaaacgtcctcgagaatgcgcaggtcattagacattgcagagagagagagagagagcgagagagagagcgcgcgcgagagagaagaataaaggtcatcaggtacccaggtcagggaagTAAGAAGATAATAAACGTGTCAAATgtatatagccatggcactcatctcattatatgctcattttaactatatatagtttaataaaataatgtatgttaccagcaatacatcaattacaaccttactatagtgattgtatttacaagctgctgaccaccttcaaaagtgcataactcacatgtaaaaatcattaaacaattccataaatgtttcttactttaaaaaagctttttattttattaactttttgttattgcactttagttgtaaagatgttcctacaattaaaaacaactagtttgagatttatattcccttgtcgtttttgaactatactagaatcctccacctcttctcgctgtaaaaaaagtaacttttactctgagtaaatttagaatgacttactttttaagtaaaatattattaaagtaactttacttttacttgagtacaatattttagtactttttccacctctgctgggttgatctttttcacattttcaaggttgacagaagcactgggtacccaattatagcacttaaacatggaaaatgtcagatttaaatgatatgtcccctttgtCAGGATCCTGTTGGAATCATGTCTTAAATtatatctagtctttgtgttgggggtcctggcagtaccatgttttatgtgggaaatgcgtggttttagttttggtttattctgaccacgcatttcccgggtctcgtcactcgCTCCCTTATTTGTTATTGATTTCAGCTGTGTCCCTCATTAGTtgtccctatttattgtccttgtgtttgatgttctgggcacgttcgtcttgtcgcatttcctgtttttttttgccTGTGAGTATTTAGTTATATCTTAGTCGTAGtctgtttaatgttttgttaagtttagtgttgtgttttccttgtc from Paramisgurnus dabryanus chromosome 6, PD_genome_1.1, whole genome shotgun sequence encodes the following:
- the LOC135767141 gene encoding CD48 antigen-like isoform X2, coding for MKPTFIHLYSSLSSGFSTEDTVFVKTGASVQLNIQRDKLPDEFEEIFWQNEKSDTIVKYYNKFKDVKYFDDYKDRVDFNTESFSLTLKNMKKTDSGVYTAKITGKSNRDVAEHRVSVIDAVKTPELTVISYWSSSDSCTVNFTCRAHDLTLNSTYNNDNCSPEEVTSHEKFTIILICSNEAIICNHSNPVSSETERIDIKQLCKGNERHNRFPPSQTYSVFSVLMVVVVAGVIVFCGLVLYCCCRNKKGFQKDANIDYDDVETLTHIHKMTEDIWTTVTYNTVDQRHKP